The nucleotide window TAACTACCATGGTGAGTCAGGTGCGCGAAGCCTTAGAAACCGACAGTTGCAGTGTATTTTTGGCCGACAACGACCAGCGTCAGTTTGTTATGGCGGCCAGCGACGGCCTCCGCGCCGAGGACGGCAACCCCGTTCGGGTCGACTTTGGCGAAGGCATTATCAGTCTAGCGGCACAACGAGAAGAGCCGTTAAACATTGCCGATGCCAGTATGCATCCCGCCAACAAAAAGCTCAGCGACACCAACGAGAATATTTATAAGGGCTTATTAGCCGCACCTATTATTCACCGCCGTAAAGTGCTGGGCATTGTGGTGGTGCATCAAAGTGTGGCGCGCAGTTTTAGTCGTGAAGAAGAAGCTTTTATTGTCACCCTGGCAGCGCAGCTGGCGGCAGTTATAGCGCATGCCGATGCTAAAGGCTTACTGGTCAGTGAGCACTCACCCTGGATACACAGCTTAAGAGGTCTGCCTGGCTCGCCGGGTGTGGCCGTGGGAGAGGCTTATGTGTCTCGACCAGAGGCGCGTATAGATGAGGTGACTCCGCGGCGCTCTGACAAACCCATTCACGAAATTCGCAAGTTCCGTCAGGCAGTTGCACGTACCCGTGCCGACTTAAAAGAACTGTCCAGACGTATGGCAGGTCAGGTTCCTGACGACACGTTGGCCATATTTGAGGTGTATCAGGGCATGCTGGACGCGGCCAGCATGGGGGATGCTGTAGAAAATACGATACGAGAGGGGTGGGCTGTCCAGACCGCGTTGAAATATGTGGTCGAGCAGTTTGTTGCTCAGTTCGAGGCTCTGGAAGACTCTTATTTGCAGGAACGCGCCACCGATGTGCGTGACATAGGCCAACGGGTGCTCTTGCACTTACAAAACCGTCAGCGCAAACGCAAGCCGTTGCCAGACAATTTTATTCTTATCGCCGACGAAGTCACTGCTTCAATGTTGGCTGAGCTGCCACACGAACAAATTGCCGGTATTATTTCTTTAAACGGCTCCAGTAACTCGCATGCCGCCATAATGGCGCGCAGCATGAACATTCCGGCGGTACTGGGTGTCGACGACATTGAACTGCATTTCTTCTCGGACCGGTTGCTGGCTGTGGATGGTTACACTGGTGAGATTTATGTTGATCCGCCACCGCAGGTATTAACTCAGTTTCATCAGTTAGCTGAAGAAGAACAAGAGCTGCGCGACATTGTTACTGAGCACAGTCATTTGCCGGCAGAAACGCAAGACGGTCAGCGCGTCAGTCTGCATCTGAATCTCGGGCTGGACGTTACGCACGACTATCTGAAAACGCTGAACATAGATGGCGTGGGCCTGTACCGCTCTGAAATTCCATTTATGATGCGCGACCAGCTGCCCACCGAAGACGAACAAACCGAAATGTATCAGGAGGTGCTGGAGCAATTCCCTGATCAGCCAGTCGTTATGCGGACCCTGGACGTGGGTGGTGATAAACCACTGCCGTACTTTCCTCTAAAAGAAGATAACCCATTCTTAGGCTGGCGCGGCATACGGTTAACACTGGACCATCCCGAGATTTTTCTCGTTCAAATTCGTGCAATGCTGCGGGCCAGTATTGGCAAGAGCAATTTACGTATTTTACTACCGATGATAACCAGTACCAGCGAGGTAGACGAAGCGTCGCGGCTTATTAAACAAGCGTATTTTGAGGTGGCCGAAGAGCAAGGCTGCGAAGTGGGTGTTAACCTGTTTCAGCCGCA belongs to Idiomarina sp. PL1-037 and includes:
- the ptsP gene encoding phosphoenolpyruvate--protein phosphotransferase yields the protein MLVTLQRIVQGVNKAPDFNMALTTMVSQVREALETDSCSVFLADNDQRQFVMAASDGLRAEDGNPVRVDFGEGIISLAAQREEPLNIADASMHPANKKLSDTNENIYKGLLAAPIIHRRKVLGIVVVHQSVARSFSREEEAFIVTLAAQLAAVIAHADAKGLLVSEHSPWIHSLRGLPGSPGVAVGEAYVSRPEARIDEVTPRRSDKPIHEIRKFRQAVARTRADLKELSRRMAGQVPDDTLAIFEVYQGMLDAASMGDAVENTIREGWAVQTALKYVVEQFVAQFEALEDSYLQERATDVRDIGQRVLLHLQNRQRKRKPLPDNFILIADEVTASMLAELPHEQIAGIISLNGSSNSHAAIMARSMNIPAVLGVDDIELHFFSDRLLAVDGYTGEIYVDPPPQVLTQFHQLAEEEQELRDIVTEHSHLPAETQDGQRVSLHLNLGLDVTHDYLKTLNIDGVGLYRSEIPFMMRDQLPTEDEQTEMYQEVLEQFPDQPVVMRTLDVGGDKPLPYFPLKEDNPFLGWRGIRLTLDHPEIFLVQIRAMLRASIGKSNLRILLPMITSTSEVDEASRLIKQAYFEVAEEQGCEVGVNLFQPQLGVMIEVPAAIYQLSAMANKVDFFSVGSNDLTQYLLAVDRNNRRVASLYDAYHPAVLASLDEIARRCEEIGKPVSVCGELAGDPGGALLLVAMGYRQLSMNSYNVDRVRWILRNVRSSTLNVMLAKALQARNPGQIRKMIAEKLESIGLGGFVRAGK